The following are from one region of the Heptranchias perlo isolate sHepPer1 chromosome 11, sHepPer1.hap1, whole genome shotgun sequence genome:
- the nhlh2 gene encoding helix-loop-helix protein 2: MLNSDQTDLDLNPSSSESESVLSDARGGCMRDKPDEAEGKRGVQQTLSREEKRRRRRATAKYRTAHATRERIRVEAFNVAFAELRKLLPTLPPDKKLSKIEILRLAICYISYLNHVLDV, from the coding sequence ATGCTGAACTCCGATCAGACTGACCTAGACCTGAACCCCAGCTCTTCTGAGAGCGAGTCGGTGTTGTCCGATGCCCGGGGAGGCTGCATGCGGGACAAGCCAGACGAGGCGGAAGGCAAGCGGGGAGTCCAGCAGACACTGAGCCGGGAAGAGAAGCGCCGCCGGCGGCGAGCCACTGCCAAGTACCGCACGGCTCACGCAACCCGGGAGCGCATCAGGGTGGAGGCCTTCAACGTGGCGTTCGCAGAACTTCGCAAACTGCTGCCAACTCTCCCTCCCGACAAAAAGCTCTCCAAAATCGAGATCCTCCGCCTGGCCATCTGCTACATTTCCTACCTGAACCACGTCCTGGATGTCTAG